The Corylus avellana chromosome ca8, CavTom2PMs-1.0 genome has a segment encoding these proteins:
- the LOC132190605 gene encoding molybdate transporter 1-like, with translation MESQNPQISPPHAFQGPPETAHRSPMSGFAANIVDKVKTNLVFQSKWAELNGAMGDLGTYIPIVLALTLVDGLNLGTTLIFTGVYNIITGAIYGVPMPVQPMKSIAAAALAGPGFGVPEIMAAGILTGGILIVLGVTGLMKLAYNLIPLPVVRGIQLAQGFSFALTAVKYVRKVQDFSKSKAKGDRQWLGLDGLVLAIVCFCFIVIITGAGEKCSGERDEETNVDLGVHEERPRRKRRNFRKIILAFPSAFIIFVLGVVLAFIREPNVVHDIKFGPSVMEVVSISKHAWKEGFIKGTIPQLPLSILNSVIAVCKLSSDLFPGNDFSATSLSVTVGLMNVIGCWFGAMPSCHGSGGLAGQYKFGGRSGGCVALLGTAKLILGLVLGSSLVKILSQFPVGVLGILLLFAGIELAMASRDMNTKEESFVMLLCTAVSLVGSSAALGFVCGILAHLLLRLRDYRKGQPLSTLWMHENQ, from the coding sequence ATGGAGTCCCAAAATCCGCAAATCTCACCACCCCATGCCTTCCAAGGCCCACCTGAAACCGCTCACCGCTCGCCCATGTCCGGTTTTGCGGCCAACATCGTAGACAAAGTGAAAACCAACTTAGTTTTCCAGTCAAAATGGGCGGAATTGAATGGGGCAATGGGAGACTTAGGCACATACATACCAATAGTGCTGGCCCTGACACTAGTAGATGGCCTTAATCTAGGCACAACATTAATATTCACCGGGGTCTACAACATTATCACTGGTGCCATCTATGGTGTCCCCATGCCAGTCCAGCCCATGAAGTCCATCGCTGCAGCAGCCTTAGCGGGCCCCGGTTTCGGCGTCCCAGAGATCATGGCTGCTGGAATTTTGACCGGGGGAATACTAATTGTTCTGGGTGTCACAGGGTTGATGAAGCTGGCGTATAACTTGATTCCTCTACCTGTTGTTAGGGGAATTCAGCTGGCACAGGGCTTTTCATTTGCACTGACTGCGGTTAAATACGTCAGAAAAGTACAGGATTTTTCCAAGTCAAAAGCTAAGGGGGACAGGCAGTGGCTCGGGCTGGATGGATTGGTCTTGgctattgtttgtttttgttttattgttattattactGGTGCAGGAGAGAAATGCAGCGGCGAAAGAGATGAAGAAACAAATGTTGATTTGGGTGTTCATGAAGAAAGGcctagaagaaaaagaagaaatttcagaaaaattatCTTAGCTTTTCCTTCAGCCTTTATTATATTTGTGTTGGGTGTTGTATTGGCTTTTATAAGAGAGCCTAACGTGGTGCATGACATCAAATTTGGGCCGTCTGTTATGGAAGTAGTGTCCATCTCAAAGCATGCATGGAAGGAAGGGTTCATAAAGGGTACAATTCCTCAACTTCCCTTGTCAATATTGAATTCCGTGATCGCTGTCTGCAAGCTGTCATCGGATCTTTTTCCGGGAAATGACTTCTCGGCGACGTCACTGTCGGTGACCGTCGGGTTAATGAACGTGATCGGGTGCTGGTTCGGAGCCATGCCGAGCTGCCACGGCTCGGGCGGGCTAGCCGGGCAGTACAAGTTTGGTGGGAGGAGTGGTGGGTGCGTGGCCCTTCTTGGCACAGCAAAATTGATCTTGGGTTTGGTATTAGGGAGCTCTTTGGTGAAGATTTTGAGCCAATTTCCTGTTGGTGTCCTTGGGATTCTGCTCTTGTTCGCTGGAATTGAGCTTGCCATGGCTTCAAGGGACATGAATACCAAGGAGGAATCATTTGTCATGCTTCTTTGTACAGCAGTTTCTCTAGTGGGATCAAGTGCTGCTCTTGGCTTTGTGTGTGGGATTCTTGCTCATTTGCTTCTAAGGTTAAGAGATTATAGAAAGGGTCAACCCCTTTCAACGTTGTGGATGCATGAAAACCAATAA
- the LOC132190748 gene encoding molybdate transporter 1-like, whose amino-acid sequence MESQNPQISPPHAFQGPPETAHRSPMSGFAANIVDKVKTNLVFQSKWAELNGAMGDLGTYIPIVLALTLVDGLNLGTTLIFTGVYNIITGAIYGVPMPVQPMKSIAAAALAGPGFGVPEIMAAGILTGGILIVLGVTGLMKLAYNLIPLPVVRGIQLAQGFSFALTAVKYVRKVQDFSKSKAKGDRQWLGLDGLVLAIVCFCFIVIITGAGEKCSGERDEETNVDLGVDEERPRRKRRNFRKIILAFPSAFIIFVLGVVLAFIREPNVVHDIKFGPSAMEVVSISKHAWKEGFIKGTIPQLPLSILNSVIAVCKLSSDLFPGNDFSATSLSVTVGLMNVIGCWVGAMPSCHGAGGLAGQYKFGGRSGGCVALLGTAKLILGLVLGSSLVKILSQFPVGVLGILLLFAGIELAMASRDMNTKEESFVMLLCTAVSLVGSSAALGFVCGILAHLLLRLRDYRKGQPLSTLWMHENQ is encoded by the coding sequence ATGGAGTCCCAAAATCCGCAAATCTCACCACCCCATGCCTTCCAAGGCCCACCTGAAACCGCTCACCGCTCGCCCATGTCCGGTTTTGCGGCCAACATCGTAGACAAAGTGAAAACCAACTTAGTTTTCCAGTCAAAATGGGCGGAATTGAATGGGGCAATGGGAGACTTAGGCACATACATACCAATAGTGCTGGCCCTGACACTAGTAGATGGCCTTAATCTAGGCACAACATTAATATTCACCGGGGTCTACAACATTATCACTGGTGCCATCTATGGTGTCCCCATGCCAGTCCAGCCCATGAAGTCCATCGCTGCAGCAGCCTTAGCGGGCCCCGGTTTCGGCGTCCCAGAGATCATGGCTGCTGGAATTTTGACCGGGGGAATACTAATTGTTCTGGGTGTCACAGGGTTGATGAAGCTGGCGTATAACTTGATTCCTCTACCTGTTGTTAGGGGAATTCAGCTGGCACAGGGCTTTTCATTTGCACTGACTGCGGTTAAATACGTCAGAAAAGTACAGGATTTTTCCAAGTCAAAAGCTAAGGGGGACAGGCAGTGGCTCGGGCTGGATGGATTGGTCTTGgctattgtttgtttttgttttattgttattattactGGTGCAGGAGAGAAATGCAGCGGCGAAAGAGATGAAGAAACAAATGTTGATTTGGGTGTTGATGAAGAAAGGcctagaagaaaaagaagaaatttcagaaaaattatCTTAGCTTTTCCTTCAGCCTTTATTATATTTGTGTTGGGTGTTGTATTGGCTTTTATAAGAGAGCCTAACGTGGTGCATGACATCAAATTTGGGCCGTCTGCTATGGAAGTAGTGTCCATCTCAAAGCATGCATGGAAGGAAGGGTTCATAAAGGGTACAATTCCTCAACTTCCCTTGTCAATATTGAATTCCGTGATCGCTGTCTGCAAGCTGTCATCGGATCTTTTTCCGGGAAATGACTTCTCGGCGACGTCACTGTCGGTGACTGTCGGGTTAATGAACGTGATCGGGTGCTGGGTCGGAGCCATGCCGAGCTGCCACGGCGCGGGCGGGCTAGCCGGGCAGTACAAGTTTGGTGGGAGGAGTGGTGGGTGCGTGGCCCTTCTTGGCACAGCAAAATTGATCTTGGGTTTGGTATTAGGGAGCTCTTTGGTGAAGATTTTGAGCCAATTTCCTGTTGGTGTCCTTGGGATTCTGCTCTTGTTCGCTGGAATTGAGCTTGCCATGGCTTCAAGGGACATGAATACCAAGGAGGAATCATTTGTCATGCTTCTTTGTACAGCAGTTTCTCTAGTGGGATCAAGTGCTGCTCTTGGCTTTGTGTGTGGGATTCTTGCTCATTTGCTTCTAAGGTTAAGAGATTATAGAAAGGGTCAACCCCTTTCAACGTTGTGGATGCATGAAAACCAATAA
- the LOC132189147 gene encoding uncharacterized protein LOC132189147, which produces MKGHETKMPRMEDILSLPVQDPPCAEFSAAHLKWVKVEGGRQGGDDIALIPFARVDDFVKGESSNAECPASFRIESSRKRLEGSISKPRVDGYLEYTLYWCSYGPEDYRESESGTGDVSSIKPASGKGSRPGRRHMMRGCLCHFTVKRLYTRPLLALIIYNQRQHVDKTGAPCHGILDRDALGTRAMYAPRISEELRQKVMSMLYVGISLDSVIQHHMEVVQGHGGPHNRDDFLTRNDVRNMERLIRNSSHELHENDECSIKMWVQRHQKHVFYFQDNSGSEPFILGIQTDWQLQQMLCYGNNGLIASHSTFGLKKLKSPLCTLLVFDSSHNAIPIAWVITSSSVGQGIHKWIGLLAERIHTKDPRWRLNAFLVDDPSFKVSMIREAFQCRVLLSVWHIRRAWIRNLLKKCSNFDVQREMFKHLGWILYCTRSGPNAVDAIEEFMQVFVDQCDFMDYFRIRWLPSVELWVAGVRSLPVASPELHAAIESYHLRLKSKLFNEQHASSWERVDWLIHILTTEFHSLHWLEQYSVETGFFENLRDKSFLANAWYLALHIADVDVILDEQNLELAKVISQTDRSVAYTVWNPGSEFSFCDCPWSRVGNLCKHVIKVAIFCKNRQVARPLLAAQVYRQTLLTLLQNAPDDPLVLEHAILYTTRLQQDIKGFEDLSNSGLLQPLPPEINSHGADNLVLFPGLH; this is translated from the exons ATGAAAGGCCACGAAACAAAG ATGCCAAGAATGGAGGATATTCTTAGCCTTCCGGTGCAAGATCCTCCTTGTGCAGAGTTTTCTGCTGCTCATTTAAAGTGGGTAAAAGTAGAAGGTGGTCGTCAAGGTGGTGATGATATTGCTCTCATTCCTTTTGCTAGAGTGGACGATTTTGTAAAAGGAGAATCTTCTAATGCAGAATGCCCTGCTAGTTTTCGCATTGAGTCAAGTAGGAAGAGACTTGAGGGGAGCATCAGCAAACCAAGGGTTGATGGCTATCTTGAGTACACATT GTACTGGTGTTCTTATGGCCCTGAAGATTATCGAGAAAGCGAATCTGGAACAGGTGATGTGTCAAGCATCAAGCCTGCATCAGGGAAAGGGAGCAGGCCTGGGAGGCGTCACATGATGAGAGGCTGCCTTTGCCATTTCACTGTAAAACGATTATACACCCGGCCCCTCCTAGCCCTCATCATCTATAATCAAAGACAGCATGTAGATAAAACTGGAGCTCCATGTCATGGGATACTTGATCGGGATGCTTTAGGGACAAGGGCTATGTATGCTCCAAGAATCTCAGAAGAGTTACGCCAGAAAGTGATGTCTATGCTTTATGTCGGAATATCTTTGGATAGTGTAATTCAGCATCACATGGAGGTGGTGCAGGGGCATGGTGGACCCCATAATCGTGATGATTTTCTCACTCGAAATGATGTTCGTAACATGGAAAGGCTTATTCGTAATTCTTCACACGAGTTACATGAAAATGATGAATGCAGTATAAAGATGTGGGTTCAACGCCATCAAAAACATGTTTTCTACTTTCAGGACAACTCTGGTTCAGAACCTTTTATCTTGGGGATACAGACAGATTGGCAGCTGCAACAGATGCTCTGTTATGGAAATAATGGTTTGATAGCTTCTCATTCAACATTTGGCTTGAAGAAACTTAAG TCTCCCCTGTGTACTCTGCTTGTGTTTGACTCATCCCACAATGCAATTCCGATTGCTTGGGTCATTACCTCTTCTTCTGTTGGTCAAGGTATCCATAAATGGATTGGATTACTTGCTGAAAGAATCCATACCAAGGACCCCAGATGGAGACTCAATGCCTTCTTAGTGGACGATCCTTCTTTTAAGGTTTCCATGATACG AGAGGCTTTCCAGTGCCGGGTCCTATTAAGCGTCTGGCATATTCGCCGTGCTTGGATTAGAAATCTTTTAAAGAAATGCAGTAACTTTGATGTGCAGCGAGAAATGTTTAAGCACTTAGGCTGGATTTTATATTGCACGAGAAGTGGGCCAAATGCTGTGGATGCAATTGAAGAGTTTATGCAAGTATTTGTTGATCAATGTGACTTTATGGATTATTTCAGGATCCGATGGTTACCAAGCGTAG AGTTGTGGGTAGCTGGGGTAAGGTCTCTTCCCGTGGCCAGTCCAGAGCTCCATGCTGCAATTGAGTCCTATCACTTGAGGTTAAAATCCAAGCTTTTCAATGAGCAACATGCTAGTTCCTGGGAAAGAGTTGACTGGTTGATCCACATTCTGACAACTGAATTTCACTCCTTACATTGGTTAGAACAATACAGTGTGGAGACTGGGttctttgaaaatttgaggGACAAGTCTTTCTTAGCCAATGCCTGGTATCTGGCTTTACACATCGCCGATGTTGATGTGATACTAGATGAGCAAAATCTTGAGCTTGCAAAAGTCATTTCTCAAACAGATAGAAGTGTGGCATATACAGTTTGGAACCCTGGTTCAGAATTTTCCTTCTGTGATTGCCCCTGGTCAAGGGTGGGAAATCTCTGCAAGCATGTTATCAAGGTGGCGATTTTCTGTAAAAATCGGCAGGTTGCAAGACCATTATTGGCTGCTCAAGTTTATCGGCAGACCTTGCTTACTCTTCTGCAGAACGCTCCAGATGATCCTCTAGTTCTAGAGCATGCCATTTTATACACAACCCGCTTGCAACAGGACATCAAGGGTTTCGAAGACTTGTCAAACAGTGGGTTGCTCCAGCCATTACCTCCTGAGATTAATTCTCATGGAGCAGATAATCTTGTGCTTTTTCCGGGTCTTCATTGA